The nucleotide sequence AGGGCCTCGGAAACGCGCGAGAAAGACAGGCCAGGAACGGGGTGCATCCCGAAAAGATCAAAACCCCTTCTTCACCTGCGCCAGGGCGCGGGTGAGCCCATCGGCCACGACCGCACGTTCGTCCGGCGAGGCGTCGCGGGCGACGACGACGTGCTCGCGGCGCGAGGTCAGGGTCAGGGTGCGTAGGCCGAACTCCTCGTCGTCGATACGATTGAGCTTGGTCCAGAGCGGGTTGAAGCGCCATTCGCGACGCACGCCGCGTGGATCGATGCGGGCGAGAAAGACCTCCAGCGGCGAGATCGCGACTTCCTCGAAGGACCTGCCCCGCCGAAAACTGACCTTCAGCGCCACGTAGAGCGCCAGCATGTCGAGGCCGAAGAAGCCGGCGATCGGCCAGAAGCCGGCGCGCCAGCAGGCGATCGAGGTGACGAAGGATACGAGGCAGCACAGCCCCATGACGATCCGGAAGCCGTCCCGGCTGAGGGATTGGTGCGGACGGATCACCGCCGAATAGACCGGCCGATCCATCGTCGCGGGGTCGAGCCCGTCCGGATGCGCAGGATGATTGCCGCTCGTCATGGACGGAATATAACGCGCCCATGCCCGTGAAGAAGCCGTCCTCCCGCAGCCCCGCCGTCGCGGCGGGCAAAACAATGCCGGCCAAATCCGCAAAGGTCGGAGCGAAGCCGGCCAAGCCGCGGGCCAAGCCGATGCCAGGGCTCGCGGCGAGCGTCGAAACCTCGCCGGAACCCGTCGACGACGCGACCCTGGCGACGATTTTTTCGCGACTGCGTGAGGCCGCCCCGGAGCCGCGCTCGGAACTCGACTACATCAACCCGTACACGCTGCTTGTGGCGGTCGTGCTCTCGGCGCAGGCGACCGACAGGAGCGTGAACCTCGCCACCGCCCCCCTCTTCGCCATTGCCGACACACCGCAGAAGATGCTGGATCTCGGCGAGGAGCGGGTGCGCCATTTCATCCGCACCATCGGCCTGTTCAACACCAAGGCGAAGAACGTCATCGCGCTCTCGCAGATCCTGGTGGAGCGACACGGGGGCGCGGTGCCGCGGGAGGCCGCGGCGCTCGAAGTGCTGCCGGGCGTCGGCAAGAAGACCGCGAGCGTCGTGCTCAACGTCGCCTTCGGGGTCCCTCGGATTGCGGTCGATACCCACATCTTCCGCGTCTCGAATCGGATCCCGCTCTTCGTCGCGCCGACGACCGACAAGGTGCAGGCGGGGCTGGAAGCCCGGGTGCCCGAGCCGTTTCGGCTCAACGCGCATCACTGGCTGATCCTGCACGGGCGCTACACCTGCAAGGCGCGCCGGCCCGAATGCCCGCGCTGCGTCATCGCCGATCTCTGCCGCTCCCCATCGAAGACGACGGCGCTCGCCCCCATATCGGCGGTGGATTAGCCGGAGACCTGCGTCCGTGTGAACGAAGCGGTGCAGCGCCAACGCGTTGTGCTGCAAACCTCGTTCCGGTAGATTGATGCCATGGCAGCCGGGAATGGCTCTCAGGGGCACATCCCGGCCGCCCGCCCGCCAGACGGGTCGCCGCGCCGCGGATTTCGCTCACGTGCCAGTTCCGAAGGAGCCACGGCCCCATGGACTTCCTCAAACCACGGTACACGCCTATGAACCGCCGCCGTCGCATCTACGAG is from Methylorubrum populi and encodes:
- the nth gene encoding endonuclease III codes for the protein MPGLAASVETSPEPVDDATLATIFSRLREAAPEPRSELDYINPYTLLVAVVLSAQATDRSVNLATAPLFAIADTPQKMLDLGEERVRHFIRTIGLFNTKAKNVIALSQILVERHGGAVPREAAALEVLPGVGKKTASVVLNVAFGVPRIAVDTHIFRVSNRIPLFVAPTTDKVQAGLEARVPEPFRLNAHHWLILHGRYTCKARRPECPRCVIADLCRSPSKTTALAPISAVD
- a CDS encoding DUF2244 domain-containing protein — translated: MTSGNHPAHPDGLDPATMDRPVYSAVIRPHQSLSRDGFRIVMGLCCLVSFVTSIACWRAGFWPIAGFFGLDMLALYVALKVSFRRGRSFEEVAISPLEVFLARIDPRGVRREWRFNPLWTKLNRIDDEEFGLRTLTLTSRREHVVVARDASPDERAVVADGLTRALAQVKKGF